In Rhinopithecus roxellana isolate Shanxi Qingling chromosome 4, ASM756505v1, whole genome shotgun sequence, a single genomic region encodes these proteins:
- the LOC104668829 gene encoding coiled-coil domain-containing protein 162-like: protein MFKTLPEKAAFKALKRTLQLIAPLHDIVAYLVSFAKLGNCAACFEFPLSPNPLRGDWGGTEVIGSELQELQNMIDSFQSPQDPTRVAQALLLRREVMFLQFDAAVRHLIRRTFLAAGNIPAYQSVTDSMCHGLPALSNCLRKSIFASQLSVPQPLNPRSLQAFELFPWRAFLEDGGLFPVMSSSPDTLEYNMQVG from the exons ATGTTCAAAACTCTGCCAGAAaag GCAGCTTTTAAAGCCTTAAAGCGAACTCTACAGCTGATAGCTCCTCTGCATGATATCGTGGCCTACCTTGTCAGTTTTGCTAAGCTTGGCAATTGTGCAGCATGTTTTGAATTTCCTCTAAGTCCCAACCCTTTGAGAGGAGACTGGGGAGGAACTGAGGTCATTG GGTCTGAGCTTCAAGAGCTGCAGAACATGATTGACAGCTTCCAGAGCCCCCAAGACCCTACCCGGGTGGCCCAGGCACTTCTCCTCCGGAGGGAGGTTATGTTTTTGCAGTTTGACGCTGCAGTGAGGCATCTCATCCG AAGAACGTTTTTGGCAGCTGGAAATATTCCTGCCTACCAGTCTGTCACAGACAGCATGTGCCATGGGCTACCAGCACTGAGCAACTGTCTCAGGAAGAGCATTTTTGCCTCGCAGCTCAGCGTGCCCCAGCCACTGAATCCACGAAGCCTCCAG GCATTTGAGCTGTTTCCTTGGAGAGCATTTCTGGAAGATGGAGGACTATTCCCAGTTATGAGTAGCAGCCCAGATACCCTAGAATATAATATGCAGGTAGGATAG